In Luteimonas viscosa, the genomic window GCTATAATCCGCTCCGATCCGGGGTATAGCGCAGCCTGGTAGCGCACTTGTCTGGGGGACAAGTGGTCGTCGGTTCAAATCCGGCTACCCCGACCAATTTCCCGAAGCCCGCCGCAAGGCGGGCTTTTTCGTTCACGGCGTTTCCGCTCCCGCGAGCCGGGCATGCGGCTGCCGGAATCGCCGCGCCCCGCTACCATGCGGGCGCATGGACGAAACCGAGCGCGAACTGATCGCAAGCCATGGGCTCGAACCGCATCCCGAGGGCGGCCACTACCGGCGCATGCATGTCTCGGCAGTCGAGGTGGAAGCCAACGGTCGGCGCCGGCCGGCGATGACCGCGATCCGCTACCTGCTCGGCGCCGGCGCGCGCAGCGAATGGCATCGCGTGGATGCCGACGAGGCCTGGCACTGGCAGCAGGGCGGCGTGCTGGACCTGCTGCAGTTCGACGCGGCCCGCGGCTTGTTGTCGCGCACGCGGCTGGGGCCGCCGCCAGCGGGCGAGGCGCTGCCGTGCATCGTGCCGGCGGGGACGTGGCAGTCGGCGCAAGCCCGCGATGCATGGGTGCTGGTCACCTGCACGGTCGCCCCGGGTTTCGTCTGGGAAGGTTTCGAACTGCTCGACCAGGGCAGCGGGCTCGCGCAGGAACTGCGGCGGCTCGGCGAGGTCAAGCGATGAGCGCTGGCGGCCGC contains:
- a CDS encoding cupin domain-containing protein, which produces MDETERELIASHGLEPHPEGGHYRRMHVSAVEVEANGRRRPAMTAIRYLLGAGARSEWHRVDADEAWHWQQGGVLDLLQFDAARGLLSRTRLGPPPAGEALPCIVPAGTWQSAQARDAWVLVTCTVAPGFVWEGFELLDQGSGLAQELRRLGEVKR